The Papio anubis isolate 15944 chromosome 10, Panubis1.0, whole genome shotgun sequence genome includes the window tgttcAAATTATCCCTATCAATCTTAACTGAAGAATTATTgccaagtttgttttgttttgcattattAATAGCCCAAATCCCGTGTGCCAAAATGATGTTTACTCCATTTCTTGAGACAAGTTACCCTTGAGAGCTAGTATGTCTCAGGCTTCCCAGAAGAGTGATTTTGGTGCAACAAATAATGACCTATAAAATCAGCCCTTacaactacacacacaccacaacacaGCACAGTGACAAGCTGGCATCTGCTTTCCAAATAACCATGAGGATAGCAATATGACATTTCCAGGCCCTTCTCTGAGAAGAAACAACTTTCCCAAGCTGTTGGCTTTAAAACTAGAGTCCTTGCATTGATTTGCCAGTGGGTAAAGGGAATCATATAACAGTTCTAATCACTTCGCCGGGTTCTGCAGGCAGTTCACAGAACTAAAGGGAAGTGGGGGCTTTGGCTCATTCAATATCAGCCATAAAGTTATGCTATTTCCCATCTTTTCAATATCCTTAAAATGGCAACGTCTGTGTTTATGGTTTTGACCTTGAAACTGAAGTAACAGCTCCACCTATTTTCCCAAAGTTCCAGTTATAATTTGGGGAACTTTGAGTTCTAATAAGACAGCTGGGGTAGGGGGTTGGGGGACGGTTGGAAAGTTCTACCTCAGCGAGAAGACCCTTGGTCAGCTAGAGGGAGTAAGGGCTATCCCACAAGACCCCTTTGTCCCTCACAGGATGCTCAGGCCCTCTTCTCAGCCAGCCGGCAGCTAAGCTGGTAGGGCTGAGAACGGCATTCCTTTGAAAGATCTTGGCAATTTGTGCCTGGAAGTTGATGCATTagttctaaaattaaataaagatcCTGTAGTGTTCTTCAAGGAAATATGGTGTGCCTCTAtgacaaaacacatttttcaagCTCTGACCTCTGGGAACTTCAACTAGCTCCATATTTCAGGCTGACAGTGCTCACAGGCTACTGTCTAGTTGCCCAAGCCGGGGCTGGTTAGCCATATATTTTCTATCTCCATCAGCTTGTAGCATAGGGAGGTGAAGAGAGTAAATAAAAAGAGGAGAGCCACTAATTTAAATGCACTTCCCCTCCCAAGACCCTTGGGGAGAAGCCTTGGTAATTAATGAGATTAAAGTAACTTGGAACTCTTCATTTTCCCAGCACTGTAAAAGTAAATCTGCGATAACCAGTGTGTGGGCATTAAATCAAAGTCAGTCCTTTTTCCTGTTATTTAATGGccccctcactcccaccccagaGCCCAGGCTTAAGAGCGACGGGGAGGGCTGCCAGGCTCTTACCGGCACTTTGCTCCATCACTTCTTTCTGACACATGTCTTGAACGTTCACCGTGCAATTCACGATGAACTCAGGGGAGGAGCAGTCGTTGTTCAGCTGGAATTCTTCACACTGGTAGCACTGGATTTGCAGCGCAAAGCCTGCGAGACAGACGCAGTCGGGTTCAGATCCGGCCCCCACAGAGCCCACCCCGGAAATCACGACCATCCCACACCCCAGAGCGCGGCGGCTCCCGGCCTCTGGGAGGCTTGGGGCTCTGCACTCCTGGGTCTCCGGGTAGGGCCAGATGTGGCTGAAACCGGCAGGGGGCGGCGCCGGTACCTAGGGTCCTTTAGGACAAAATGGAATAGTGCCCGCCACCTCTGGACCCCGGCTCTAGACACGAAGAGCCCATTCAACACCACCCCAGGCCTTTTCCTAAGAAGTTGAAAGGAGGGTGGGGATGGTACCACCCGAAGAGCGAAGTAGCTCTGGAGACCTGCGTTAGCTCCAGCCAAAGCCAAAGGATTTGCCTAATTGCTAATTGGTTACAAATTACTTAATTACTATTTTGGCACCATTCGTGATTACATTCGCAGAcgtcttttcagtttttatttatttaatttttaaagtcagcGTTTCTGTGCCAGGGCTCTGAGGATCCCTGAGCGACCACCTGGGAACAAGGGTGGAGGTGCCAGATGCCAAGTGCTGTTGCGCCGCAAGTCCCCGAGCCCGGGTCTGCGGCCCTTCTCCAGGGCCGTCCCCGCGGCGACCCGGGTGGCCACAGAGGGTGGGAGAGGGCGTTTGTGAGCGCGCGCACCCTGGATCCCGACCCCGCGGCCCTTTCTTCCAGGCCCCGGCTTTCAGGGCAACCGTTCGGCTAGGGTGGGTGGTCGGGGTCCCAGCTCTGCAGAGCTTAGTCGGGAGCCAGTAGGCGAACTGGAGAGAGGACGCGAGACCTTTGCGCCTCTGGTCGCTTCAGCCTGGCTGTTCTCGGTGTACGCGCTCCTGTCTAGACCCAACTGCCCGCGCTCCCGCTGCCCCACATCTATCGCACTCTGAGCGCAGCAACCCAGCTTCAGCGAGGCCGCAGGCTGCCTAGCGCGCGGCTCACCTGTCGGCGGCGCCACTCCCACGGGGTGCCAGAGGCGCCAGACAACTTGGCGGGGTTCGGGAGATGTCGCCCCCTCTTCCTCGCCGAGACCCCAGCACGGCTCGGACCCTCCCTCCTCCCAAGCCCAGCTTCTGCCGACCGTGCAGCCCGAGAAGCTGTAGCCCGGAGTCCGGCGAACCCGCCGCTCCCGGCTCTCCTCCTGCAGCGCGGGACTTGGACACTTTCCCAGTCTCGCGCCCTGGGGCACCAGTCGCCGCCGCCCAACTCCCGCTGGGCAgccccagggcagggctggcccCAGGTGGGCGCCTTGGGGGGCAAAAGGGCTGGCTGGTAGATGGACTGTGCGCACCTGGCGCCGGCTGCTGGCCTCTGGGCATTCTCACCTGGAAGCAAGAACAATCCGCAAAAAGTTGCCGCGATGCCTAGGACCCACATTCTCCCGGAGTCCCGGGACCGGGAGCGGGTAGGCGCATCAGAGGAGGCGACCGCAGCGGAGGCTGCCCCGGCTGCAGCGGCTGTGGCTGCCGAGGCTGCTGGGGCCCGCGCTGCTGCCGCCGAGACGACGGTCGTAGCTTAGAGGAGCCGCAGGTGCCGCTCGCGGCGCATGCATCGCCCGCGCTCGGGCTCCTGGCTGCGCGTCTCCGCTCCTCCCGCTCGCGCTGCCGGGCCGAGCACCGCGCCTCCGGAGTTGGCGGCTGAGACTGAAGGAACTACTGGCGATCCGGAGCACCCACAAAAGTCTCGCcttttctccccacctcccactccaGGCACCACGTGACGGCTGCcgagttggggtgggggtggcgggcGGGGAAGGCTGGGTCCGTCTCTCTACATCCCCAcccccttcctgtcttcctcttctcCCGCCTCCGCACGTTCCTGGGAAAGGGGcgccggggggcgggggggaggcGGGAGAGGACTGGTAGTTTTCTGAGGTGGAGAGGCTGGAGACTGGGGAAGCCGCGGGGAGGGCGCAGCAGGTGCCGTGGGGACCTGCCGGGTGCGGACTAGGGTCTGAGGACTGCGTGCCCGGCTGGCCCTTCGCATATAGGGACGCGGCCTCCCCACTCCATGTCCTCTGTGCCTTCCAGGACTGGTCAGTACCCCCAGCGACTGGGTCCAGCCCACACCGCTGAGGCTGTCCCACTGCGGGCCGCTGGAGCCTGGCGCCCCGGAGGCTGACAGGAGGGGCGCACGTTCCCGTGCGCCTGGCAAAGTTCCACGTTCGCAGACTCCCTAGGGTGTCCTGTGCAGCTGTGCCCCCTCTTCCTCCGAGGCCTTCTGTCAAGAACCAGCTCGGCGTGGCCAGTCTGGATGGGGGTGTGGTGGGGACACTGCCTTGACTGTCGCACTTGCCCGGGCCGCCCTCCCTTCTCCCGCCTGCGCGCACCGCTGGAGGGTGCATTGACACCGCCCTGGTCGCCTAGCCTAGGAGAACCCCGTCCCGGGGACACCTGCCGTGAGGTCCCACCAGAAAGCAAATCAGGGTAAAGAAAAGGGTTGCTCTCCTCCATTCCTTGTCGCCAAAACGCCGACCAGCTCCATCCTGCTCTCTCCAAAGCCACCGATTATTAGTACATACTCCCACGTCCTCTCCCGGAAGGCCATCCCAGCCTCGGACTCGGCCTCTGGCTGCTTCCCACACCCCTGAAATTCCTCTTCTTTCCGCAAAGTCCAAGTGACCCACCTTGCGTACTCCCGGGGATGCCCCGGTGCTATCTTCGCCTTCCTTCCCGAGCCTTGCAGCAGGTGTTGCGGGAGACCGCTAGCCCGCCGGAGTGCGTTGGTGCCCCCGCCCCCAATCCGCACATTCCCACCCCCTTTCCCCACATCCTTAGGGAGCGTCCATTTCCGTGGAAATCGCCTCCTCAGCTTTGCCCCTTTTCACCCTTTTCTCCCGCGGCCACTTCTTGGGGCAGCTCTCTCCGGCGGGAACGCTGATCATTTATTTCTGCATCCTCCCAGCTGAGCTGGTCTGGAAAGGAGCTTAAATGACTTGCTTTGTAATTCCTCTGCAGAGATCGCTCCATGTCTGCCTCaggctccttctctccctccctccccccttctttcatttctatttggTTAACCCCTCGGGGAGACTGAACTGCTTTGACCATTACTCACCTGTCTGCAGACTCTGATCTTACAATTGGCTAAATTACTATCTCTAGAGCAAAAGGGCCAGTTTATTTATTCCTTCGGGGAACCCATCGGAAGAGCACGTGTGAGTCATGATTCAAGTAACTGACTGGGCCAAAAGgtccttgagcaagttattttcagttttcagaggGTGCAATTGTAATATAACTTttattcagaaagaaaacaaaaggattttttaaagt containing:
- the LYPD1 gene encoding ly6/PLAUR domain-containing protein 1, which gives rise to MHAPRAAPAAPLSYDRRPRDSGRMWVLGIAATFCGLFLLPGFALQIQCYQCEEFQLNNDCSSPEFIVNCTVNVQDMCQKEVMEQSAGIMYRKSCASSAACLIASAGYQSFCSPGKLNSVCISCCNTPLCNGPRPKKRGSSASALRPGLPTTILLLNLALFSAHC